Proteins encoded together in one Triticum dicoccoides isolate Atlit2015 ecotype Zavitan chromosome 7B, WEW_v2.0, whole genome shotgun sequence window:
- the LOC119338466 gene encoding uncharacterized protein LOC119338466: MDPRPGQSAFTISFSNPKAIVSKFPVVPVASHPADSNSQLDVQAHGYLYNQPRGTKRKFDGLSLGLGNSSNSDSSKQSMRAGCTISSPKGSDEGSSVDLGLNYLTLGSEGTSRLDKQASDFKRTSAKAGLDLELSLSVGPCQSAITGQDLTSATKQNSTFLQPYIMDLVPRVDEGSTSLRRPSGGQFLNFLNKTVRMTGFSPRQVLSGSSNQSQGPASLPTLLQLQESPATCTSGSVSPQHRISSTKVCSYPGCRKGARGSSGRCIAHGGGRRCRREGCNKGAEGKTIYCKAHGGGRRCGHLGCTKSAEGRTDYCIGHGGGRRCIHDGCRRAARGKSGRCIKHGGGKRCQQENCTKSAEGRSGLCIAHGGGPRCQHAGCTKGAQGSTDFCKSHGGGRRCTHPDCTKGAEGSTPFCKGHGGGKRCSAQGCTKCVHGGTQFCVAHGGGKRCVVEGCTKSARGRTDRCVGHGGGKRCITAGCDKSAQGSTDFCKAHGGGKRCTWGHPGSDLGAGGPPCDRLARGKKGMCVHHNPLLDDDRIHGGRTLAAFSITSSAASLDRRSHPATSETSRRSISMLPVEAPGRAPLPEGRVHGGNIVSMFADGLSFGEDSSNNAEASTSAPRSSKPAKEFSASGRSSWL, encoded by the coding sequence ATGGACCCCAGGCCCGGGCAGTCAGCATTTACTATAAGTTTCTCAAACCCAAAGGCCATTGTGAGCAAGTTCCCTGTCGTCCCCGTAGCCAGTCATCCCGCAGACAGTAATAGTCAACTTGATGTGCAAGCTCACGGTTATTTGTACAACCAACCAAGAGGAACCAAGAGAAAGTTCGATGGCTTGTCGCTTGGTCTGGGCAACTCATCAAACTCAGATTCCAGCAAGCAGAGTATGCGTGCTGGCTGCACCATATCTTCTCCTAAGGGCAGTGATGAAGGTTCTTCTGTTGATTTGGGCTTAAATTATCTTACGCTGGGCAGTGAAGGTACTTCCAGGCTGGATAAGCAGGCTAGTGATTTTAAGAGAACTTCGGCGAAGGCTGGGCTGGATCTTGAGTTATCTTTGTCTGTTGGACCATGTCAATCTGCTATTACTGGCCAAGACCTAACTTCAGCAACCAAACAGAACAGCACATTTCTGCAGCCATACATTATGGACCtagtcccaagagttgacgaaggtTCTACTTCTCTTCGTCGACCGTCTGGTGGTCAGTTCCTTAATTTCCTTAATAAGACTGTAAGGATGACTGGGTTTTCTCCAAGGCAAGTTTTATCAGGCAGCTCTAACCAGAGTCAGGGTCCAGCTTCACTGCCAACATTGCTCCAACTACAAGAAAGTCCAGCAACCTGTACTTCCGGTTCTGTTAGTCCACAACATCGCATCAGCAGCACAAAAGTTTGTTCATATCCAGGATGTAGAAAAGGGGCCAGAGGTTCGTCAGGGCGCTGCATTGCACATGGTGGGGGGAGAAGGTGCCGTAGAGAGGGATGCAACAAAGGCGCCGAGGGCAAGACCATCTACTGTAAAGCTCATGGAGGGGGACGGCGCTGCGGGCACCTTGGGTGCACCAAGAGCGCTGAAGGCCGTACTGATTACTGCATAGGCCATGGCGGTGGTCGGCGTTGTATCCATGACGGCTGCAGAAGAGCAGCAAGAGGGAAATCTGGCCGCTGCATCAAACATGGTGGTGGGAAAAGGTGTCAACAGGAGAACTGCACAAAGAGCGCGGAAGGGCGTTCAGGCTTATGCATTGCCCATGGAGGCGGACCTCGCTGTCAGCATGCTGGTTGCACGAAGGGCGCCCAGGGAAGTACTGATTTCTGCAAATCGCATGGTGGTGGCAGAAGGTGCACGCACCCTGACTGTACAAAGGGTGCTGAGGGAAGCACGCCATTCTGCAAAGGGCATGGAGGAGGCAAACGTTGttcggctcaaggctgcacaaaatGTGTGCACGGAGGTACACAGTTCTGCGTTGCGCATGGAGGTGGCAAGAGGTGTGTGGTGGAAGGATGCACCAAGAGCGCTCGAGGTCGTACCGATCGCTGCGTTGGTCATGGTGGGGGCAAGAGGTGCATAACTGCTGGGTGTGATAAGAGCGCACAGGGAAGCACCGACTTCTGCAAGGCACACGGCGGGGGCAAACGCTGCACGTGGGGCCACCCAGGGTCCGACCTTGGAGCTGGCGGCCCACCCTGTGACCGCCTTGCAAGAGGCAAGAAAGGCATGTGCGTCCATCACAACCCGCTCCTGGACGATGACCGTATCCACGGTGGTCGAACGCTGGCCGCTTTCAGCATTACAAGCAGCGCTGCTTCCCTTGATCGTCGGAGCCACCCTGCAACCTCGGAAACCAGCAGGCGCAGCATCTCCATGCTTCCAGTGGAGGCTCCTGGCCGTGCGCCTCTTCCCGAGGGCCGGGTGCACGGCGGCAACATCGTGTCAATGTTTGCTGATGGTCTGAGCTTCGGGGAGGACTCCAGCAACAACGCTGAGGCCAGTACCTCGGCGCCTCGCAGCTCCAAACCTGCCAAGGAATTCAGCGCCTCTGGTCGCAGCAGCTGGCTCTAG